The Streptomyces sp. NBC_01689 genome includes a window with the following:
- a CDS encoding helix-turn-helix transcriptional regulator produces MKADRLVATLLLLQARGRVTVREVAGELEVSERTARRDLEALTSAGVPVYSQRGRGGGWSLVGGARTDLTGFTSREIGALFLAAGPLSASPELRSALRKLTRAVPAPMRPHAEAAAKAILVDGPDWSRTEGGSGPHRHALERAVLDGRQVRLGYAPADRSVTDGDPGEDGLGEDGLVEDGLVEDGLGEPVGHEGPGHERPDHERPDHERPGRERPGDVRVGGERAGGDRVGGDGAGRVRTVDPLGLVNKAGRWYLVAGTAEGPRTFRLGRVTSVEPTGEPVRRPEGFDLASVWRELAAGVERRLSAVSVRARADPDALSVLRHLLGGRLRTGGVQPDGRVAFTADGPSLDVLTAQLAGLGARIEVLGPPEARESLVRLGRSLTAVYGGRHDDHGGSHGDSRFPIGTYYTDDASVPVMAATR; encoded by the coding sequence GTGAAGGCCGACCGTCTGGTGGCGACCCTGCTGCTGCTCCAGGCACGCGGCCGGGTGACCGTGCGCGAGGTGGCGGGGGAACTGGAGGTGTCCGAACGCACCGCGCGCCGCGACCTGGAGGCGCTCACCAGCGCCGGCGTCCCGGTCTACTCGCAGCGCGGCAGGGGCGGCGGATGGAGCCTGGTCGGCGGCGCCCGCACCGACCTGACCGGTTTCACCTCGCGAGAGATCGGGGCGCTGTTCCTGGCCGCGGGGCCGCTGTCGGCCTCTCCCGAACTACGGTCCGCGCTCCGCAAGTTGACGCGGGCGGTACCGGCACCGATGCGGCCGCACGCCGAGGCCGCCGCGAAGGCCATCCTCGTCGACGGCCCCGACTGGTCGCGCACGGAGGGCGGCAGCGGGCCGCACCGGCACGCCCTGGAACGGGCGGTGCTGGACGGCCGGCAGGTCCGGCTGGGGTACGCGCCCGCCGACCGGTCCGTGACGGACGGCGACCCGGGCGAGGACGGCCTCGGCGAGGACGGCCTGGTCGAGGACGGCCTGGTCGAGGACGGCCTGGGCGAGCCGGTGGGTCACGAAGGGCCGGGTCACGAACGGCCCGATCACGAACGGCCCGATCACGAACGGCCCGGTCGCGAACGGCCGGGGGACGTGCGGGTGGGCGGCGAGCGGGCCGGTGGTGACCGGGTGGGCGGTGACGGGGCCGGTCGCGTGCGGACGGTGGATCCGCTCGGGCTGGTGAACAAGGCCGGTCGCTGGTACCTGGTGGCGGGGACCGCGGAGGGGCCCCGCACCTTCCGGCTGGGCCGGGTCACCTCCGTGGAGCCGACCGGCGAGCCCGTACGGCGCCCCGAGGGGTTCGACCTCGCCTCCGTGTGGCGGGAGCTCGCGGCCGGGGTGGAGCGGCGGCTGTCCGCGGTGAGCGTGCGGGCCCGTGCCGACCCGGACGCCCTGTCGGTGCTGCGGCACCTGCTCGGCGGCCGGCTCCGTACGGGCGGGGTCCAGCCCGACGGCCGGGTCGCGTTCACCGCCGACGGTCCCTCGCTGGACGTGCTGACCGCACAGCTCGCGGGTCTCGGCGCCCGGATCGAGGTGCTCGGCCCTCCCGAGGCGCGCGAGTCGCTCGTACGTCTGGGCCGGTCGCTCACCGCGGTGTACGGGGGCCGCCACGACGATCACGGCGGCTCGCACGGAGATAGTCGCTTTCCTATAGGTACCTACTATACCGACGATGCTAGCGTTCCGGTCATGGCGGCGACCCGGTGA
- a CDS encoding TIGR03086 family metal-binding protein translates to MTHDTTTDPGETAKPSADPRGGLFKAVELTGRTLAALRPDQYDTVTPCPDYTVRDMANHVVSVLRRVAVLGAGGSFMSVPHFAEDVADGDWAKAWTAATQEFDAVWRDPAVLGRQIGLPWGPVPGVVASVIYTNEFVLHAWDLAKATGQTPDWDPEMLAAPLASMHRAVPAEPRGGQVPFGPVVEVHEDAPDIDRLVGWYGRRP, encoded by the coding sequence ATGACTCACGACACGACCACCGACCCGGGCGAGACCGCGAAGCCCTCCGCCGACCCGCGTGGCGGCCTGTTCAAGGCCGTCGAACTGACCGGACGCACGCTCGCCGCGCTCCGCCCCGACCAGTACGACACCGTCACCCCGTGTCCCGACTACACCGTCCGCGACATGGCCAACCACGTGGTGTCGGTGCTGCGCCGGGTCGCCGTCCTGGGCGCCGGCGGCTCCTTCATGAGCGTTCCGCACTTCGCGGAGGACGTCGCCGACGGTGACTGGGCCAAGGCCTGGACCGCTGCGACGCAGGAGTTCGACGCCGTCTGGCGGGACCCCGCGGTGCTGGGCCGCCAGATCGGACTGCCCTGGGGCCCGGTCCCCGGTGTGGTCGCCTCGGTGATCTACACCAACGAGTTCGTGCTGCACGCCTGGGACCTGGCCAAGGCCACCGGCCAGACCCCGGACTGGGACCCGGAGATGCTCGCCGCGCCGCTGGCCTCCATGCACCGGGCCGTGCCCGCGGAACCCCGCGGCGGCCAGGTGCCGTTCGGACCGGTGGTGGAGGTGCATGAGGACGCTCCCGACATCGACAGGCTGGTGGGCTGGTACGGCCGCCGCCCCTGA
- a CDS encoding FAD-binding oxidoreductase, translating to MITRRALIGAGSAAVGLAVLPTSPVLAGSGTTPWSTLAAKLQGRLVLPTDSAYAVAKQLELGQFDAVNPRAVAYCVSSADVSAALRFAQTYGLPSAVRSGGHSFAGYSTTPGLIIDVSRLNAITVGDGTVDIGPGAKNVEILNALAPHGLVVSEGGCPTVSAGGFLQGGGFGFLTRPLGMACDAVTSAEVVLADGRVVTASPTSHSDLFWAIRGGGGGNFGVVTRFSVTPHEGDQMAISNLIFPYDRAADVLHGVGEWLVDAPRTIGGGAYLVQADAAPGSVPALNVFLASRGTPAELAAESARLLALTGAVTARQDAVMTYQQVMMMIFGCATLSEDQCQRAGKSPAGVLTRPAFGLERTRMGSTPYTQSGWADVLTAFDADRRAGQARYLDLHFFGGAANDPARTATAYVHRDALFSVNYRVLVNDPAQVTAEARSVATRWVDNGFATIDPLSNGETYQNWMDAELTDWRESYYAENYARLSVVKAKYDPHRYFRFAQGIGA from the coding sequence GTGATCACTCGTAGAGCACTGATCGGGGCGGGATCGGCCGCCGTCGGCCTGGCCGTCCTGCCCACCAGCCCCGTCCTCGCGGGCTCCGGCACCACACCCTGGAGCACCCTCGCGGCCAAGCTCCAGGGCCGTCTGGTGCTGCCCACCGACTCCGCCTACGCCGTCGCCAAGCAGCTGGAACTCGGTCAGTTCGACGCCGTCAACCCGCGGGCCGTGGCGTACTGCGTCAGCTCGGCCGACGTCTCCGCGGCCCTGCGCTTCGCCCAGACCTACGGCCTGCCGTCCGCCGTCCGCAGCGGCGGCCACAGCTTCGCGGGGTACTCGACCACGCCCGGCCTGATCATCGACGTCTCACGACTGAACGCGATCACCGTGGGCGACGGCACGGTCGACATCGGCCCCGGCGCCAAGAACGTCGAGATACTCAACGCCCTCGCCCCGCACGGCCTGGTGGTCAGCGAGGGCGGCTGCCCGACCGTGTCGGCCGGCGGCTTCCTCCAGGGCGGCGGCTTCGGCTTCCTGACCCGCCCGCTGGGCATGGCCTGCGACGCGGTCACCTCGGCCGAGGTGGTCCTCGCCGACGGCCGGGTGGTCACCGCCTCGCCGACCAGTCACTCGGACCTGTTCTGGGCGATCCGCGGGGGCGGCGGCGGCAACTTCGGCGTCGTCACCCGCTTCTCGGTCACCCCCCACGAGGGCGACCAGATGGCGATCAGCAACCTGATCTTCCCGTACGACCGGGCCGCCGACGTGCTGCACGGCGTCGGCGAGTGGCTGGTGGACGCGCCCCGCACCATCGGTGGCGGCGCCTATCTGGTCCAGGCCGACGCCGCGCCCGGCTCCGTACCGGCGCTCAACGTCTTCCTCGCCTCCCGCGGCACCCCGGCCGAACTGGCCGCCGAGTCCGCGCGGCTGCTGGCGCTCACCGGCGCCGTGACGGCCCGCCAGGACGCGGTCATGACGTACCAGCAGGTCATGATGATGATCTTCGGGTGCGCCACCCTGTCCGAGGACCAGTGCCAGCGCGCCGGGAAGTCCCCCGCGGGCGTGCTGACCCGGCCCGCCTTCGGCCTGGAGCGGACCCGGATGGGCAGCACCCCGTACACCCAGAGCGGCTGGGCGGACGTGCTGACCGCCTTCGACGCCGACCGCAGGGCCGGCCAGGCCCGCTACCTCGACCTCCATTTCTTCGGCGGAGCGGCCAACGACCCGGCCCGTACCGCCACGGCGTACGTGCACCGTGACGCGCTCTTCTCCGTCAACTACCGGGTCCTCGTCAACGATCCGGCACAGGTGACCGCGGAGGCCAGGAGCGTCGCCACGCGCTGGGTCGACAACGGGTTCGCGACCATCGACCCGCTGTCGAACGGCGAGACGTACCAGAACTGGATGGACGCGGAGCTGACGGACTGGCGGGAGTCGTACTACGCCGAGAACTACGCCCGGCTGTCGGTGGTGAAGGCGAAGTACGACCCGCACCGGTACTTCAGGTTCGCCCAGGGCATCGGGGCCTGA
- a CDS encoding NAD(P)/FAD-dependent oxidoreductase, whose product MPTKAEEAKKADKAAEWTECDVAILGSGLAGSIMGAILARQGADVVLIDAGQHPRFAVGESQNPQLVEWLHILAVRYDVPEIKHMLDVKAVTEHIGPTHGRKQSFGFVTQRPDREPDPREATMFVIPKMLTEAVHLFRQDTDSHYLNVAAKYGCTLRQNWFATDLDVDDDGVTVTGRNGEVFRAKYLIDASGFRSPLAEKFDLRENPPRHKHHARSLFTHYVGIKPYDDVCNYPEALRPPAESPFHGGTLHHLIERGWFWIIPFDNYKDSKNPACSVGLTFDERLYPKPKDMTPDQEFHHYLDKYPAVKRQFDGAKRIREWVSTDRIQYSSKRTIGARWCLMSHAAGFIDPLYSRGLSNTFEVVDALAYRILDALRENDFTEERFEYVERLEQGLLEYNDKIVNSSYIAFSHFRLWNAVFRVWACFTTPATMRQIMARQNFQLDGDDRHFKEMEKAPYTGLWWPDSHAFKVLFDITAETCERYEAGEIDGDKAADIVFEAIRDCESVNTPFGWKGPEDLRFFRATTPTMMKFMWWASTSGPKEMRDLGRSMLAGVVKQGMKGRKVS is encoded by the coding sequence TTGCCCACCAAGGCTGAGGAAGCGAAGAAGGCCGACAAGGCCGCCGAGTGGACCGAATGCGACGTAGCCATCCTCGGATCGGGCCTCGCGGGCTCGATCATGGGGGCGATCCTGGCCCGCCAGGGCGCGGACGTGGTGCTCATCGACGCCGGGCAGCACCCCCGGTTCGCCGTCGGCGAGTCCCAGAACCCGCAGCTCGTCGAGTGGCTGCACATTCTCGCCGTGCGCTACGACGTGCCCGAGATCAAGCACATGCTGGACGTGAAGGCGGTCACCGAGCACATCGGTCCGACGCACGGCCGCAAGCAGAGCTTCGGCTTCGTCACCCAGCGGCCGGACCGCGAGCCGGACCCGCGCGAGGCGACGATGTTCGTCATCCCGAAGATGCTCACCGAGGCGGTGCACCTCTTCCGCCAGGACACCGACTCGCACTATCTGAACGTCGCCGCCAAGTACGGCTGCACCCTGCGCCAGAACTGGTTCGCCACCGACCTCGACGTCGACGACGACGGTGTCACCGTGACCGGCAGGAACGGCGAGGTCTTCCGCGCCAAGTACCTGATCGACGCGAGCGGGTTCCGTTCCCCGCTGGCGGAGAAGTTCGACCTGCGCGAGAACCCGCCCCGGCACAAGCACCACGCCCGCTCGCTCTTCACGCACTACGTGGGCATCAAGCCGTACGACGACGTCTGCAACTACCCGGAGGCGCTCAGGCCGCCGGCCGAGTCGCCCTTCCACGGCGGCACCCTGCACCACCTCATCGAGCGCGGCTGGTTCTGGATCATCCCGTTCGACAACTACAAGGACTCCAAGAACCCGGCCTGCAGTGTGGGCCTGACCTTCGACGAGCGGCTGTATCCCAAGCCGAAGGACATGACGCCCGACCAGGAGTTCCACCACTACCTGGACAAGTACCCAGCGGTGAAGCGGCAGTTCGACGGGGCCAAGCGGATCCGCGAGTGGGTCTCCACCGACCGGATCCAGTACTCGTCGAAGCGCACCATCGGTGCCCGCTGGTGCCTGATGTCGCACGCGGCGGGCTTCATCGACCCGCTGTACTCGCGCGGCCTGTCCAACACCTTCGAGGTCGTCGACGCGCTCGCCTACCGGATCCTGGACGCCCTGCGCGAGAACGACTTCACCGAGGAGCGCTTCGAGTACGTCGAGCGCCTGGAGCAGGGGCTCCTGGAGTACAACGACAAGATCGTCAACAGTTCCTACATCGCCTTCAGCCACTTCCGGCTGTGGAACGCGGTGTTCCGGGTCTGGGCCTGCTTCACCACCCCGGCGACCATGCGCCAGATCATGGCGCGCCAGAACTTCCAGCTCGACGGCGACGACCGGCACTTCAAGGAGATGGAGAAGGCGCCCTACACGGGCCTGTGGTGGCCGGACAGCCACGCCTTCAAGGTCCTCTTCGACATCACGGCCGAGACCTGCGAGCGGTACGAGGCGGGCGAGATCGACGGTGACAAGGCCGCGGACATCGTCTTCGAGGCGATCCGCGACTGCGAGTCGGTCAACACCCCGTTCGGCTGGAAGGGCCCCGAGGACCTCCGGTTCTTCCGGGCCACCACGCCCACGATGATGAAGTTCATGTGGTGGGCGAGCACCTCCGGCCCCAAGGAGATGCGCGACCTCGGCCGCTCGATGCTCGCCGGAGTCGTCAAGCAGGGCATGAAGGGCCGCAAGGTGTCCTGA